tcgttcttttttcaaatttataggagcatttttgttttattaaaaaaattctaaagttatttttgtctttttactgACCTTGGTCGAGGGacgttgacaattttttgtaatttgggaTGGATATTGtctcaattgaaagtttggaggTACATTGTCAATTATGTGATAGTTTGAGCAGGTATATgggccttttttatttttatttttattttttatttttaaacgtatttccaaacaaaacattttctgcaattttattaaatttaaacttttaatctATAAAATCGCAAAGACAAACACAAATGCTTAATCTAAGATAGAAATCCTAACCTAAATGTTAGGTGAATTGATTTATGAGGGAACTTAGACCTTATATTCTGAAGAAACCTAGACCTTTTAGATTATGAGGGAACCTAAACCTTAAATTCTGAGGAACCTAGAccttttcaaacaaaatgtttgaaattaattttttacctttCTATTCATTCAATGACATTGTTTAAATAGAAGGAATATAAGATTTAGATTTAAATATAAACTCCTACAATGAACAATAGAAACCTACTACTAAATACTTATGCACCATGAtactataaataattaaaagactaacttagataaataaatacgactatttttatttaattaaagtacTCATGCTTTAAGATAAACTAAAGCCAAGATAACTTTTCATGAGATATTTATTCTATATGTGTAAAATCCTATAGCATGCAAATTCTAATACCATATCACTAAACCCCCGTATCTCATCCACCCACACACGTGCACACAAAAGGGTAAGAAACTTGGATCCAGCTTCTATGCAGTATTAGAAAGTACCGCATAGATACTATAGTCTAAAATAACACCGTTTGAGAGTACAACACGCCTTTCAGTTATTGCCTAGTGGGAGTTTTATAATGCATGACTTAAAATAGGATGGCGTGAACGGCATGAGTTGAAGGACTAACTCTAATAGCACCGTTTTGTTagcagctaaaaaaaaaaaaaaagaaatcaagaacTCCAAAAACCAcagcgcgcgcacacacacacacaactctCTCTCAGGTCTCTCTTGATCCCCCCTCTACTCCTTCCACCCTTACAACTCTCTCTCAGGTCTCTCTTGATCTCTCCCTCTACTCCTTCCGCCCTTTACTGCATCAAAGCCATAAGTGTTAAGATCTGTTTCATTTTGTTTATCTTATTTTTCAACTACTTTAGTTTGCATCTTCTGCCACATTTCTCGACTGAtacggatatatatatatatcaaccatttcttcaaatttggtgtCCGGAAAGGACGGAACGGAAAGGACATAACTTTCCGGTGGAATTTTATCCAGCAACTTCAACATAATTCTTTTATATTGCAATATTTCAACCATTTCTTAAACGGGTATTGTCAAATCatcttgaaaaaaaacaaataaagaataaaaaacaaaaaaaattaaaaaataaaataaaatacattttttctcTCCTACTCAATTCGCCTATCTCCGCTGATTGTAAGTTCTGTTACATGCAATCATACAGTCATATACTATATACAAACAGTAATGATTGAGGAAAAATATTTAGTGTGTTAtcatttcaaaataattaattaaattacaattaaaactTCTTAATATTGCTATAAAACCAAATGAACTAATATTAAATTTAACACTTAcaaacttttttataatttaccCATTTTATATGAATTAATGATCCTCTTAATATAAAACCGAAGGGttacagttttttattttttattttttatttttttttatttttattttccttttcttttttatatttgtggGTTTCAATATCTTCAATTTTCCATCCGTATTTATGAAAACGGAAGAGTCTAAGTCTCCGTCAAATACTGTGGGCTGGACAACGCAGAGATAGATTGAAATTATTGCCAGAAGAAATGATTCATTCACTATTAGTATACAACTTGTACACAACTTCTTCAAGACATCACACAATGAATTCTATTGCACCACTTCAATGTGTCTTGAAGTATTGGACAAATTGTGTTCAAATAGTGAATGAATCATCCCCGGAGTTGGGAAAACAATGTCATCAACCTATCTACCTCCAGACGTTCTGGTGGAGATACTGCGAGGTTGCCGCCAAAATCCCTCCTCCGATTCAGGTGCGTCTCGAAGACCTGGCTTGCTCTGATCGGAAACCATGATTTCTTCTCTACAAATCTCCTCAACCACTCTATTCTCACCACCCAAAATCCCACTCGTCCTCTTCCTCTCATCCTCGTCAAAACCACAGACAAATCGAATGCCGTAAAGTTTGTGTTCTATTCACTCTCTTACGACACCCTCGACTGTGTTTCTCAAATCCCGATGAATCTCCCTCTAGCACCCGTTCATTTCCTCATTAGACCAAATTATTACCTTAAGCTTGCCGCTTCCTGTAATGGGCTACTATGCCTTTACGATTTCCGAACCAGCGGCTTCTATCTCTGGAACCCCACCACACCAAATGTAGGATTCAAAGCTATCCCGCCCTTGTTTCCTCCTCCCTCCAGCGTTGGGTTCGACTTCGACCCCAATTCCAGCGACTTCAAGGTGGTTAGCGTTCGTCACGTTGTGAACGGCTCTGGTATTTCAGCGCTGATAGCGGAAGTCTACAGTATGAGCAGTGGTTCTTGGAGACTGCTTGACCTTCGCGTGCCTTACGGTATTTTTGCCCATTCACAGATTCTGGCTTTGGGTGGGGTTTTCTTATGGTTGGCGGAGCAAGATGGCGGTcaaattatttcttttgatttcaCCGACGAGGTGTTCCGTACGACACCGCTTCCGTACTCTAGAGATCCATTGCGTTTTTATCCCCAGTTGATGGAGTTAAACGGGTATGTTGCTATGGCGATTTTTCCTCTCGATTGTAGGTATATAAAGATGTCTTTGGAGATATGGGTTTTGCTCGAATTTGGTGTTAAGGAGTCGTGGACTAGATTTGTTAGCATTGAGATTCCCATGGATTTGGGAAGGCCATTGGGATTTTGGAAGAAAAGGAAGTTGTTCATGGAGAACAGTGAGGGGCAGTTGGTCTTGTATGATCCTTTTACACAGACAAAAAATTATCTTCAAATTGAAGGGCTTAAGGAATCGTTCGAAGTTGTACTCCACACGCAGAGTTCGGTTGCCATCAATGGAGGGCAGGATAATCTTTGAGTTATGGATCCACACGTGTTTGTTTATTTCGTATATGTTTTCCTCTGAAATTATCTCTTTATTCATTATGAAGTATGTTTGGTCCTAAATTTTGCCTTCAACTGTTATATTGTTGTCTAAGAATTTTATTTCAGAGTCATTTTGTTGAAGTATCCAAAATAATTGTCCTTGAAGTATACAGATATCTCATGGAAAAGATGTTTTTTGTTCATTTGGCCTCAAATCGATCCAcatgataatagcttaaaagtgcatattttctctattaaaatagGCATTATcatattatgttttattttaatttctacatTTTAGATTTAATTAAGGAATAGTGttgaattattaattttgagcataaaaaaatattttaattgaagaAATTGCTTTGTTTGAACCTTTTCATAATTGTCCAATCAAGCCTATGAAAGAAATGGACAAAAAGAAACCAAGccaagcaaataaatgaaagtctaagaaaaaggaataaggaaaggaaagagaaagagaaagaggcgTTGAGGACAAAGGAAATAAATAGGAAATTCGTGGGGCCTacatagaagaaaacaaaacatgaaaaataagaagGAGCATCGCTTTCCATAacaaggcaaattgattttcttttcataCCTGACACATTTGTGGGGATCTAACTCACACGTATTACCTTCCCTGAACAAGGATCAGCACCGAATAAGTCTTTCCATGCATAACTCATCGACACATGTATTGAGACATGAAGAAGTTGTACTACATTAATTGTAAAGATATGTGATTTTATTTCTATGAAGGGCCAGACTTGCAATAAATCCTTAACAATGAAAGAATCAAGAAAGCATGCATGCAGCATTGAAAGACCTAACAAATTAGTCTATATATATCATGTTTTGCTCATGCCAGAAGAGTTGCAGGGGAGGAGAGGAGAAATGAGTAGGAACACGAAAGAGCAGAGAGGGACAGTTTTGGAGAATCTCAACCGGTTTTGTTATTTGtcatttatgtttttcataAACATAAGTAGCTAAATCTCTAGGTAAGGCTAGAGGTGAAGCCTAATATTTgtattatgtgttcttgagactaagttttttgttcttcatagattaatgattaaatttgagaatgatttttatttgagagtaatttaataaaacaagttttttttgattcattttgatttttgtttatatcaaatgcttactttgtttgatttttatgattcgaaaatatattgaatgcttaatttattgtgtcatgtttttgaaatcaatttctcaatcaacccatgtttaatttatttatattttccttgcgcttaattgttttattttccaattAGGAGAGTTGATTCTCAACCTAgttgagttaaaaatatatgtctcaaaaatatataataaattgatAGGTGGATCCCTGAAGCCTTGgtgttttcttctaatttttttttttctttttattaatttagcttagttaattttattttagtttatcatcTATCAATTGCCCCACCTTATTaatggaaaaatcaatttaatttacttttctgcACAATAGtaggaattttacttagtatctaccATTCTTTGTGCATCGACATCATACTTACTGAGAATTATTACTTACGAAAActtacacttgggtttgcacccttttTCATACAACACCACCAATCAATGAACCAAACCAGAAATGGTTGAGATGCCtatgtttttttcttccttaaagTAAAAgaaccaagagtgatgaagctAGGTATCATTGAAAACAGAAAGTATCAAACAATGCCGGTTGGTACTCttaacaattgaaaatcaaaatttgtttgaaaatttcttGAGCATATTGTTTGCACTTAGAAAGGGTTAGGATATTgagaatttgatatttgaatgAGAAACTTTTATTCATCTTCTTTGTCCTTAATATGGGTTATGGAGATTGAGTTTGTGTCTAGGAGTACATAGTCAAAGAATTTTCAGGTTCTCATCAATTAGTTGGTCGGGGCATAGTGCCAAGTTGCATGGAAACATCTTTGGGCTATTCGGAAAGGGAAATGTTATGTTGGTTTTAGCATAAAAGTTCAGGCTCAACAGTGCAAATAGAGATGGTCACCTTTTGATATGTATTAGATTTTGAAATTCCTTTAATGAATTTTACAATGTTATGAAATTTTGATATGTATTAGATTCTGAAattctcacacacacacacacacacactattattattattatttcatttttttttctcacacacacacacacaaaaagaaaagagagagagagagagagagagagagagagagagagagagaagaaagggtTACAAGCTCACCAAATTCAAAGAGCTTTGAGTATATGCTCAGCCCCATGCACTGAACGTAAACGCACAGCCCTCCTCCAAATTCAAGACCTTGATGACCTCATTTTCGGCCAAGAGCGCGTACCTTCAGTATAACACTCAAGTTTCAtattaggaagagataaataacacacatagagtgagtggtttataagagatagggttaaatacaattcgtCCCCCCTGAAGTTGTCggccattttcaatttggctaccaaagttttaaaaattgcaatgtacccTCCCGAAGTTTCAGAAATTCGCAATTCAGGCATTCCGTCACCCTCAGCGGTTAAACCCGACGGAAAAGTTAACATGTGCGTGTCACGTGCCATGTTTGAAGATAACGTCCCATTTATACCCTTGTTTTAGAACGTTAAATTACCTTAATGCCCTTGAAAAACAACACAAGCcttttaggtaaaaaaaaaaaaaacactaacacTCGTGTTCTTCGATCAGTTGAAAACACTAACTCTCGTGTTCTTCGAACCAGAGCATCTCATCTGCTATCAACAACTACAAAGTGTGACATTGCGACCGTGTGTTACAGAAATTAGGGATTTCTCTCACGAGGGCATTGATTTCCATTTTGTGGTTGGAGGTAAGTGAAAAAatgaacattttaaaattagGGTTGTGTCGAAATTGGGGATTTTCGAATTTATATTGTGTTGAAAATCAACCATATTCTGAAATTCCTTTAATGAATTTTGCAATGTTATGAAATTTATTGTATTGGGATGTTGCTTTCACATGTGAATGTTGAGTTTGACGGTTTTGTAAAATTGTTAGCTTTTTGTTTTGGGTCGACTTTAACTGATGAGTTGTAATCATATGTTGCTTTCAAGTGTGCATAGATGTTGTCGGTTGTTGCATTATCATTTTGTGAGGTTGGGTCCACTGCAATAACGATAGTGGTCTGtaaatccaatttatttagtTGCCTCGTAGGGTCTTTGTCATGTTGTCTGATTGGGAGAAACATTTATATGCTAGTTTAACAATAGTGGTCCCAAAATGTACCCGATTGTATTATTTTCAATAACTCTCTTGTTTTTTGTCTAGTGGAAGGGATAACACACCCTGACGttttctctctctacctcttctTCTGGCTTACATTCATGTCTTATACCAATATCATAATTAAAAAGTCTACTATTGCAGTCTTTATATTCATTACTCAAAAAGTCTATtatgtttttttgtattatttgtttACTCAAGTATTTTACCATTTCATCATGTAGGATAGGGTCCCCCGAATTGGCCTTTGAGGTTCATTATGGGGGCAAGTTTGATAGACACTTCGGCTGTGAGTATGTTAGTGGTTCTGCTATAGTACATCATAAGACTTTTGATCATGATAAGCTATCATTCTTTGAGATAGAATGTATTTTAAAAGAATATGGCTACAAGTCTGGAGATTTGATGTATTTTAAAGACCCTGTGAAGAGTCTCGTGAATGGTTTGTACCTAATAACTTCTGACGATGATGTCTTGTTTTTGTCTTCTTGCCATATCAGCCATAACATTGTGCATTCATACATTGTATCGTTTGGGGAAGGGAGAGGTGATGAAGGTGATAATGAAAAAGATGATTATGAAgatgaaaataattatagagcTAGGGTTGGTTTGTATAATCCGTGGTGGGAAGGTGGGTTGAGTGATAATGAAGATCTGTTCGATGTTGATATGGATGGAGGTGATGGTTGGCCTAGACCCTCCACACAAtctagtggtggtggtggtggggctGGACCCTCCACACAGTATTCTTTCGAGGGTGAGGCTAATGACAATACTGATGAGGGTGATGATGACGACAATACTGAGACTGTTGAAATGGATTATGATGTCAATAATGTTGGTATGTTTGAAGGTGGTGGCAGTGTCATGAGCTCATTTGAGATTGCTGATGACGAGGACATTAATTCTAACATGGGGAGGAGTGATATACTGAAGTCACCATGTCCTAGTGGGGAAGATGAAGAAGTTACACATGCACCCAATCATGATTTTCATGCAGTTGACCTAGCTGATCCAGACATCAAACTGAAACAAAAATTCTCAGACATTAAAATGTTTAGAGAGGCTGTTAAGATGTATAATGTGAGAAGGGGGAAAGACATCAGatttaaaagaaatgaaaggagAAAGTGTATTGTGGTGTGTAGAGATCCTAAATGTCATTATCGTGTGTATGGCCGACAGATGGTAGATGAGCAGTCATTCCAAATAATTTCTATGCAGCCAAAACATATGTGTGGCAGGAAATATAAAAATTCCATTGTAAATGCAACTTGGATAGCTGACAAGGTAATTGACAAGTTCAAGGTTCAGCCCAACATGTCATTGGATGTGATATTGGATGAAGTGAAGGATATGTGGAAGGTAGATGTGAGTGCAAATTGTATGTATAGGGCTAGAAGGAAGgctggaaaacaaatttatggcAGATCAGAGTGTCAGTATGAGAGGTTGTGGGATTATTGTGAAACTGTGAGAATGACCAATAGAGGAAGTGCCGTATTGATGAAGGTGAAAAAACCATGCCCTGAGGTTCCACCCAAATTTCATAGGCTATACATATCATTTGCAGTCATGAAGAAGGGATTTCTAGATGGTTGTAGGCCAGTTATTGGGGTAGATGAGTGCTTTTTAAAAGGGCCATTTAAGGGAATGCTCTTGGCTGCTGTTGGTCGGGATGGCAACGACAATAGTACCCGATTGCATATGCGGTTGTTGAAGCCAAAACCAAGGACAGTTGGACTTGGTTCTTGGAAACCCTAGTGTCAGATCTTGGAACACATGACCGGCATGCTAGGCCGACATTTATATCGGATCGACAGAAGGTGATTGCTTTGCACACCATTAGttcatatctatatatatatatatgtatactactcattttatttattgctaATTTACTCTTTACTTCGTTTTTGTAGGGTCTTATGCCTGCCTTTGAGGATGTGATCCCGATGGCAGATCATCGAATTTGTATTAAACATTTATGGGCAAACTTTAGAGATGAAGGGCATCGAAGGGTTACACTGAAAGATAAGCTATGGGCTATAGCATGTGCCTATATCGAAGTCGAGTTCAATGCACATATGCAGGAGTTGAAAAGAATGACCCCAGCTGCTTTCGAGTACTTGGACAAGATTGATCCAAGTGGATGGTCTAGAGCATGGTTCCACGATTACCCTAAATGTGATCTTCTTGTGAACAACATATGCGAGTGTTTCAATGCCTACATTCTGAAAGCTCGTGACAAGCCTATATTGACCATGTTGGAGATGATAAGAATAAAATTCATGAGGAGGTATCAAGTCAAAAGAGATGGCGTTTCAAAATTGACTGGGAAG
Above is a genomic segment from Alnus glutinosa chromosome 12, dhAlnGlut1.1, whole genome shotgun sequence containing:
- the LOC133850981 gene encoding F-box/kelch-repeat protein At3g06240-like, with amino-acid sequence MNLPLAPVHFLIRPNYYLKLAASCNGLLCLYDFRTSGFYLWNPTTPNVGFKAIPPLFPPPSSVGFDFDPNSSDFKVVSVRHVVNGSGISALIAEVYSMSSGSWRLLDLRVPYGIFAHSQILALGGVFLWLAEQDGGQIISFDFTDEVFRTTPLPYSRDPLRFYPQLMELNGYVAMAIFPLDCRYIKMSLEIWVLLEFGVKESWTRFVSIEIPMDLGRPLGFWKKRKLFMENSEGQLVLYDPFTQTKNYLQIEGLKESFEVVLHTQSSVAINGGQDNL